The DNA segment ATCCCTCGATGGGGTCTTCGAATTTTCCTGTACCGTTTAAAATATTCTTTCGCCACTCCGAGAGACCGAGAATTTTATTCTCAAAGACCCAAAAACTTTCGCTTTTACTTTTGGGGTCGGCCACGCGTTTCCAAGAGAAAATAAAATCCTCGGCGTTGAGCTCTCGCCCTTGCCCTTGGGGGAAAGCGGGATGGTCGTGAAAGTAGATCCCTTTTTTGATGCGAAACTCATAGGTGAGCCCGTCATTCGAGATTTGTGGAAATCCATCAGAAAGAAGCGGCTCTAACTGTATTGGTTTTTGGAAGTAGTTAAATGTCATTAAGCCCTCGTAGGCTTGCATGATGACGATAGTGGAGTACTGATCATGGGCAATGGCAGGGTCAAGATTGCGTACTTTTTCTGGGAGTGGAATGTAAAGCGTATTGTCCTTGGGATCAAACTGTCGTGTGCACGACAGAGTCCATAACGCTGTTAAAATGAGGAAGAGTCTTTGAATTTTCACTTTCGGTAATATCCTACCTCAGGAAGTATAGCCTCACAAATAGGAGGGTGCATCAGAAATCGGTTTGCTTGAGAGGAGAAACGGAGAGTATAATTGAGCCATGCGACGCTACGACACCCCTGCCGAAACTGAGTTAGATCATTATTTGCGAGATCTCGTTGAGCCCGAAACTCCGGAACTACAAAATATTACAAATCAGTTAAAGAAAGACGAAAAGTGGGGAATCAATATCGGTATTGTTGAGGGGCAGATTCTTCAATGGCTGATCCAGGCGTTGAGAGTTAAAACCGTGGTCGAAATTGGCACTCAGTATGGATTTTCGACTCAGAAAATGCTGCAAGCTTTGCCCAGCGACGGCAAGATTATATCTATCGAAAAAGATCCCGAGCATTACAAAAGAGCGCAGGAGTTTAACAAAGATGGGCGAGCTCAGTTTCTGTTAGGTGATGCGGTGCCTATTTTAGAATCACTGCAAGGTGATTTCGATTTAATTTTTATCGACGCCAATAAAAACTCCTATGTCACCTATCTCGACTGGGCTATGAAACATGTGAAGCCCGGTGGATTGATTATCGGCGATAATACCTTTTTATTTGGTCAAGTTTTTAAGAACCAATCCCCTGATGATAAATCCGAGAAAATGTGGGCGACGATGAGAGAGTTTAATCGGCGTCTTTTTAGTGACGGACGTTTCGCAACTTGTATTATTCCCACTCAAGAAGGACTGACCATTGGCCTCCGAAAATAAATCTATAGACCTTCAGGTCGAAAATCTTAATATTTACTTTGATACTCCTGATGGGCTCGTCCACGCCGTGAAAGATCTTTCGTTTAAAATTCCCCAAGGTCAAACTTTAGGACTCGTTGGAGAATCAGGATCGGGAAAGAGTGTGACCAGCTTGGCGTTAATGCGCCTTTTGGGCCGGGAAGCCCGTCTCGAAGGAAAAGTGATGTTCGAAGGTCAAAACCTTCTCGCCCTTTCCGAAAAGCAGATGCAGCATGTGCGCGGTCGCGACATTACGATGATATTTCAGGAACCGATGACCAGTTTAAATCCGGTTTTTACGGTGGGGTCTCAGATTGACGAAGTCCTCCGACTTCACGAGGGGCTTTCCAAAGCTCAGGCTCGCGGTAGGACCATAGAACTTCTCAAGGAAGTAGGCATACCCAACGCGGAAGAAAGAGTGAGATCTTATCCGCACGAACTCAGTGGAGGTCAGCGCCAGCGTGTCATGATTGCAATGGCCATTGCGTGTAAACCCAAACTGCTCATTGCCGACGAGCCGACGACAGCGCTCGATGTGACGGTCCAAAAACAGATTCTCGATCTGCTTCAGAGTTTACAAAAAAAATATGGGATGAGTTTATTGTTTATCTCCCACGATTTAGCGGTAGTTAAATCAATCACCTCCCATCTTGTCGTCATGAGAAAAGGTGTTGCTGTGGAAAAAGGAAGTACACAGGACGTTTTTATTAATCCCCAGCATCCTTACACTAAAGCTCTGTTGTACTGTCGACCGGGAGAGATTTTAACGGAGCGTTTGGCGACGGTGTCAGATTATATGAATCCCGACGGAAGCGAAAAGAAGTTCGATATTAAAACACTGGGGATCAAGCAAAAGAAAGAGTCATCGACAGAAACTCTCCTCGAAATAAAGAACCTGAGTAAGCATTATCCTTTAAAAAAAGGATTTCTACGAACCACCTATGATTGGGTCCGTGCCGTGGACAATGTGAGCTTTAAAGTGCAAAAAGGAACAACTCTGGGTCTTGTCGGTGAATCCGGTTGTGGAAAAACGACTTTGGGTCGTACCATTCTCAGGTTAATTGAGCCCAGTGAAGGCCAAATTCTCTTTAATGGAGTTGATCTCGTGAAGTTGCCACCGGAAGAGTTGCGATCTTTACGGAGAAAAATCCAGATTGTTTTTCAAGATCCGTACTCGTCGCTCAACCCGCGTTTATCGATTGGGTCGGCCATCATCGAACCGATGGAGATCCATAAAATATATCCCACCCGAAAAGAGTGTTGGGCCCGCGCCGAGGAGCTCATGAGAAAAGTCGGTTTAGAGCCGGAGCATCTTAAAAGGTACCCTCACGAGTTTTCTGGAGGGCAGCGCCAACGGATTTGTATCGCTCGAGCGTTGTCGGTTCGGCCTGAGTTTGTGATCTTGGACGAATCGGTCTCTGCTTTGGATGTCTCGGTGCAGGCGCAGATTCTCAATTTGCTCCTCGATCTGCAGAAGGAAATGAATCTCACTTATATTTTTATTTCCCATGATTTAAGTGTGGTGCGATTTATTTCCGACAATGTCGCCGTCATGAACAAAGGAAAGATTGTCGAGTACGGAACGGCCGAAGAGATCTATCGACAGCCCAAAGACCCCTACACCCAAAAGCTCCTCTCCTCGATCCCCAAACTCTAAAAGGTACGCCGTTCAATTCCCAGACGCAAAAAGTCATATACGAGCAACTCGTATATGACTTTTTGCGTCTGGGAATTGAACGGCGTACCTTTTACTGCTGGAGGGTGGCGATATTGAGGAGTTTGGTGTTGAAGCGGAATGTGGATGTCACAGTGTTGATTTGATTTTGGATGAAGTTGAGATGACTGGCTAAGGATTGCTGGGTGATTTGTACTGTGGCTTTGTCTTCTAACTTTTCGATCAATTCATTAATTGTTTTTTTCTGAGCGAGAATTTTTTGCGGTGAGATCATCTGCACTTCCGTAAAGTCCTTATTTAATCGCGACAGCTGTTTAAAAATATCGTTGTACTGGCTCTCTTGTCCCTTACAGGTATCGAATTCGGATTTGAGGGACGCCATTGTCGCTAAAGGAATCACGTGCTCCTCTCGAATGATTTTGGCGTTGGATTTCGCTTTATCTAAGAGATCTTCTAATTCGTTGAGATGCCCTAAAGTTTTTTTGAGAGCGGCTAAGAATTCGTTTTGGTCCATATTATCGGTGACCAGGAGATGTTCCGACAAGATATCGACTTGGGCTTGGAGGGTTTTAAAATCCAAATTGACGAGAGTTTTATTTTTTTCGTTGAGAATGCTCTCCAGTTTGCTTTTGAGATCGGCGAAGGTGACGTCAGAGAACTCTGTTTTACAAGAATCGACCGCGGGCAATGTGGGCCCGACGACGGGAACGTCGTTCGCTTGAGTCTCTGCCACCGATTCCGAAAGGAAAGGGCTACAGATAATAAGGCAAAAGAGGATCACACGCTGATCTATAAAAGAGGAAAACATCGGTCACTCCACGTACAACGTTACGTACAACTCGCAATGGGATTAGCAAGATTAGGTCCAAACAACCCTGTCGTCAGATCGAATAAAAGCGTGTTATTCTTTAAGAATTAAGCTCATTAAGACAAAAATTGTCTCTGGCTCCCGGAATGGGGGGCCTAAAAGCGTCGATGACTTTGGCAGCCATGGGGGGTAAATCGGCGCTAAGTCCCTCAAATCAAAAAGGCCGGTTCTTCAACCGGCCTTTGCTATTTCCTTATCTGTTTCGAAAAATTTAGTCTTCGATCGGTGTGATAATCGAAGGATCCATTGGATCGATCAATTCACCGCTGTCGCTAATATTGTAAAGGTAAAGGATGGAGTCCATTTCCTCTTCCATAGGAGTACCTAAGCGGTCCCATGCTTTTTCGCTATTGGCAAGATCGGTCTCTCCGAAGGAGGTCTCATCAAACCACATTCTATCGAAGTCCACAGGTTCACCCTTGAGGGCGCTTGCAGGAGTGTACCAGTTGTTTGCTTTAATGCGGAAGATAAACATCCAACGTTTATGGCCATCTGGTTCACATTGAACCGTAATTCCACAAAAGGTAAATTGGTCGGACTCGCTCATTTCGTAACTGCTCGCCACCAGAGGAGAGTAGGCTTGGTTTCTGAGTGTTCCGTTACGATCGTTAAAAGTAGACTGATACCAATCCGTATGGCGATCGACCGCTGAGCGAATAAGGTCATAAACAAGAAAGCTGTTGGGTTTATTCGTTCCCATTCCGGTGCACTGATTAAAGCCAATATCAGAAGCTTGCCATGCCCCAGGAATTGATAACCAGTTGGAGTCGAATTCATTCACTTCTACGATTTCCAAGTGATTTGTTCCGTAGGCCATGGGCGCAAATTGAGGGCGCGTGTGAGGGTATATAGCAACTTCCTCTTGAGACGACCCAAATCGCCCCCGCTGAGCTTCGCTATGAAAAAGCCAAGTGGCTAATCCAGCCCGAGCCGAATTGTATCTGTAATAGAAAGGGCGTTCAAAATAGTTTTTGCAATCTTGGTCGGTGATGCCGGCATCGTTGTCACGAGCCTGATCCATGGACTTACATGCTTTAGCGATGGAAGTGGCATACCAAATCATGCCGTTAGATTCAGGAGAGTTGTGCTTGATATTCGAATCGCCACGAAAGTCATAGTAGTCAGTGAGATCCGATTTTGGGCATTGGGCTTTGTAGGCCTCATATCCTTTTTGAAAGCTTGCAAGATCAGAAAATTCCTTTTTCTTGTGAACGTATTCGGAGAAAATATACTTTGTCTCGCAGACAGTAGTTCCTGTAACAGGGTTATCAACGCTGTCGTTATTCCCCACGGTGATAAATCGAGGTTGTGCATCCCTTTTGGCCTGCCAGAGATCATGAGACAAACGGAGATAAGGGGCGTAAGAAGATGCCGCTACTTGCTTCCAGATATTCACTTTGGGATCAATAGGTCTTTGAATGCGGGCCGGGAGTACATAAAGCTTTTTATACCACTCCACTTTGGCCTGAATCATCGTAGCACGATCACGAAATTCACCGCACAGTTGAACGAGAAGCATATGGGCTTGAATCGTCAAGTTCGGAACTCCTTTGACCTTGGGTAAAGGCATGTCCTCTGACAATCCGTACATTTTGCGGATGGAGCTGTAAAAGTAAAAGGCTTCGCTTTTGGCTTGTGAAAGCTTGCGAGCTGCCAATTGTACATCGGGGTTCGCATAGTTGGGCATTGGAACATCTGTTGAACGAGCTTTTCCGCTACAGTACTTTTTGTAGATGTTCTGATTATCCGCCTCGTTCACTTTGTAGCCGGAGTAGGGAGCATTTCCCAACTGTTGGATCACGTCGTCCATTGAAGCCGCAGAGGCGATCACTGCAGAGAATGTAATTAAGGAGAGAATTAATTTTTTCATTTTTATTTCCTCTTAAAATTAGTTGTTAATGCTCTCGTCATCGGATTCGCCGATACTTTCGAGAACCTGTTTTTTACTGATGGACATGTCGTACATAAAATTAAATAGGGCTTGATATTGGCGCTGAATTTTTTCGTCCTGCATGAGGTAGAAGTTTTCGTAGCTATCCTTCATTGCCGCTGTCGTGAAGTGCCCCGCACCTGCGAAAACGCGACGGTTCCCTAAGATAAGAAATTTATTATGCATCATTTGACGATTTTCGGCGTTGGTTTCCATAAAGCGAAATTCAATTCCTTGATTGTCGAGGACGGAATTAAAGAAGTCAGTGACACCGGTCACTTCGCTTTCGCCTGAAAGCACATCGTTATCCATCAACATTTGAACCTGCACTCCACGTTGAGCCGCTCCGACGAGGGCCTGAGCAATTCCGTAGTGGAGAAAGTGCTGGATAGCTCCAGAGATTCTTTCGCCTTTTTTCATTTTATTGATTTCGCCGATAAGCGTTCTGGCGATTTCGTTTTTAGGATTGGGAGAGAAAAGAGGAGCAATCTTCTCGGCGGCAATGGCTTGCTCGGTGCTCATCGGAGGCACAACGCTGTAGCATTGGTTTGTTTTATTATTCGCCAGCTGTTGCTTTGTGCATTTCTTAAGGGTTACGCGAGTTTGTAGGCAATCATCTAAGGTTTTTCTGTAGACGACGGGATCATCAATACTTTCATCGATACCGTCTTGATTGGGGTCAATCGCAACTTTGAGAGCTTTAACCACGCACATGTGTGTTTTATAGAAGCTCGTGTCTTTAGTGGTCGTGACTGTCACCCAATGATCAAAGTGGAGAGACGTTCCGAAAGCCGATAGATTACCGCTTGAAAAGTTAATTTTAACTTCGGGGGAAGTTCCGCTGTCCACAATGAGAAACTTATTATGGTGAAGTCTCCAAGGATTCGGTTTGACGCCTAAAAAGTGGAAGGTCACAGTGGATCTGCCATCTGGGGTTTTGCAATTGTTCATTTGATCAATAAGGTCTTTGTTGGCTGACGGGGCGTCTGAATCTAAAAAGAATTCGATTTTGACTCCGGCTTTTGCTCTTTCGCAAAGTTTGCGAGCAATCGGTTTATTGGAGAAACTGAGATAAGCCACGAAGATGCGCGAGAGTTCAGGGTCTTGCGCCATTTCGATCTGTTCGTTAATTCGAGCGACCAAGCCCGATTCTTCGCCCACTTTGACCATGTCATCTTTGGTACACCAAGAAGCGGCTTTGCCCGGGTAGTTACATACCGGCTTGGTATGCATCATTGTGAGGTCCAAAATACCAGCGGTCGTCACCTGCGTGAACACCAGAGCTGACATCAAGATTAAATATTTCATTACATTCTCCTTATTTTTTTAAAACGTATCTTTATTAAATTTCACATTTCATTTCGATGGGAAGATGATCGCTGATCAACTCGATAAACACTTTAAAAGGTTGTTTTCTTCCGCTCGCGTTCGACGGTGTCTTTAGAACTCTTTTGTCGTATTCACTCAGGATAGTACGTACATCTCCCGCTTCGTAAGCGCTCTCTAAGCTACAATCGCTTTCGTGACATTCGGAGAGCATCTGGGAGCCTTCGAGAGACTCTCGATACTCTTGGAGGAGTCTGCTTGGATTCGATTTGCGAATTTTTAAAAACTGAATCAGTTTTTCCAGCGTTCCCGGGCCCGAGGGATTAGTGGCATCCATCGTAAAATTAAATGCTTTTGCGGAAGCTTGATCGCATCCCTTAAAGGCGGAACTTTTAGGATCAAAGATAAAGTGATCATAGGCCTCGGAAAGACCGTTTTCGTTACTGATACTTGATTTATCATTGGGGATAACGATTTTTTGCGAATCACCAACAGCTCGCTCCCACTGCGCTAGATTCCCGGAACCTTGCTTCTTCGGGTTGGGTTGTTTGAGAGAAAGATTGAAGTCGCCCATGACCATCACGTCGTTATTGGATGTGTTGGCGACGTGATTAATAATGGCGAGTTCCACAAAGCGATCACGGATTTCGGCATTGGCCATATCTTCAAATTTTTTAAGCCAGACTTTTTCTTGGGGGGTAAAGTGGACGCAGGCTTTTTGTTTTTTTCCTGTCGCTTTACTAGCGCAGGAGGGAGCATTTTCTCTAAAGCGGCTGTGGTGTGCGACGGCATCGAACGTGGAGCTTCCGGCTTTAAAGTTTGCAGCGAAGGGAATGCGTGAGACAACGTTCATGAGGTTATCATCGATCGGAATGAGGCAGCCTTTTTGGCCTCCGCAAAACTGCGTTGGACCGTTTTGAACATGGCTTGCGCGGTAGTAAAACCCCGACATTTCCAAGGAGGATTCGCTATCGCCCGTGGCGCGAGGGGCAATCACAAGGGACCAGGTTTCGTCCAACTCGCGCAGCGCTTTTAAAATTCGAAGATATCCTGGCATTTCGTAAGACTCTTCGAGGATCTGAGAATATTCGTCCCGCTTTACTGCCGAGTACTTAGCCGATTGTCCTCGAAAGGCTTCGGCGATTTCATCAACATTTCGATTGTGAGTTAAAAACTCGGTAGGTGTAGGCATAATCTCTACGACAGCCACCAGGTCCCACTGGTTCATAATGTCGGCCACCATATCGAATCGTTTAAAGCGAGATTGATTAGTTCCCGTGCGAATAATATTGAACGAGCCGATCTTGAGCTCTCGAGGAGAAAGAGATTTTCCAGCGGAGGCTTCAAAAGAAAGATAGTGATACGAACATGTGATTTGGTCATTGGCGAGAAACCCATAGCGAATTTGAGCGAGGGGGCATTCTGAGGACTCGCGAGTGCTCGGCGATGCCGCCGCCTCCGAAAGACCGTCCGTGGGCCGGGCCCATAAGGATTGGTAAAAAAACAAGATCACCCAAATCAGTTTTAAGTTTCCGACACCCATAGGACTCCCTTTTGATTGATGCACAGTTTCTATGCGAATACCCCAGCCGCAAGTATCTAATTTCACTGAGGTAAAAATATTTCACATGAGCTGAAATTAATTCTCGAAAAATTTGCTGTGCGGGAATAGAGTGATCGGGACGGGTAATGAGGGTTTTTAACCTTCTAAGGAGGACTCAATGTTCCTAATATTGATCATCAATTTGGCTTTTGCAGCCGAAGTAAAAACAGTCACTGAAGTCGATTTCACAAGATACCAAGGGCTCTGGTACGAAGTGGCGTCGATTCCGGCAGACTTCCAAGCGACCTGTGTCAAGAACACGTCTGCAGAGTACAGTTTGAATCCAGACGGTACTGTGAATGTGAAGAATTCCTGTGTAGAGGCGGGAGGAACTTTAAACGTAGCGAACGGTTTGGCTCGTATCAATCCCGAATTCAATTCCCCGGGAAAACTCGAAGTGACTTTTGTGAAGGCTCTCGACTGGGTGTGGGCCGCAGCAGGTGACTACTGGATTTTAGAAATCGGAGATGACTATAGTTATGTTTTGGTGGGCCATCCCCAGCGAACCTTTGGTTGGATTCTGGCTCGCGAGCAAAAACAATCGAAAGCTTTTTACCAGCACGCCTCTCAGGTCTTTGCGGATAGAGGTTATGACACGTGTGAGATTCTACTTTCGAACACCGACGTGCAAAAGTTTGAGGAACGACCTCGCCTT comes from the Bdellovibrionales bacterium genome and includes:
- a CDS encoding O-methyltransferase, whose product is MRRYDTPAETELDHYLRDLVEPETPELQNITNQLKKDEKWGINIGIVEGQILQWLIQALRVKTVVEIGTQYGFSTQKMLQALPSDGKIISIEKDPEHYKRAQEFNKDGRAQFLLGDAVPILESLQGDFDLIFIDANKNSYVTYLDWAMKHVKPGGLIIGDNTFLFGQVFKNQSPDDKSEKMWATMREFNRRLFSDGRFATCIIPTQEGLTIGLRK
- a CDS encoding ABC transporter ATP-binding protein; protein product: MASENKSIDLQVENLNIYFDTPDGLVHAVKDLSFKIPQGQTLGLVGESGSGKSVTSLALMRLLGREARLEGKVMFEGQNLLALSEKQMQHVRGRDITMIFQEPMTSLNPVFTVGSQIDEVLRLHEGLSKAQARGRTIELLKEVGIPNAEERVRSYPHELSGGQRQRVMIAMAIACKPKLLIADEPTTALDVTVQKQILDLLQSLQKKYGMSLLFISHDLAVVKSITSHLVVMRKGVAVEKGSTQDVFINPQHPYTKALLYCRPGEILTERLATVSDYMNPDGSEKKFDIKTLGIKQKKESSTETLLEIKNLSKHYPLKKGFLRTTYDWVRAVDNVSFKVQKGTTLGLVGESGCGKTTLGRTILRLIEPSEGQILFNGVDLVKLPPEELRSLRRKIQIVFQDPYSSLNPRLSIGSAIIEPMEIHKIYPTRKECWARAEELMRKVGLEPEHLKRYPHEFSGGQRQRICIARALSVRPEFVILDESVSALDVSVQAQILNLLLDLQKEMNLTYIFISHDLSVVRFISDNVAVMNKGKIVEYGTAEEIYRQPKDPYTQKLLSSIPKL
- a CDS encoding lipocalin family protein produces the protein MFLILIINLAFAAEVKTVTEVDFTRYQGLWYEVASIPADFQATCVKNTSAEYSLNPDGTVNVKNSCVEAGGTLNVANGLARINPEFNSPGKLEVTFVKALDWVWAAAGDYWILEIGDDYSYVLVGHPQRTFGWILAREQKQSKAFYQHASQVFADRGYDTCEILLSNTDVQKFEERPRLCDFVK